A genomic segment from Thermotoga neapolitana DSM 4359 encodes:
- a CDS encoding MFS transporter, producing MERTGILLGICLGLTSFSILQGSVFGAVLPSIVEEFGVDWSIIGVAMSVWTVISALSPMLFGRFVHRLYPMNSMALVMMMLSIPTILVAFVKDFFSLNVVKIVGSLAVPFSYPLAAKVVEMYVDSRKRGIATAIYNTGSMIGLALGYAVVALAGGYWKRSMITGGFLGVIYVPVAYILWKSLLESKVQRKPEWNDSQKRSHVSFKRVFSIILWLSFGHFSAVYTWNLMFNWLSTFLVREIQLGYSFIALVLGIMAVVSSVMEVFVGLWSDRVRGMRGRLIPLYTGLFPSAFLLILSTLSTNPLLTSILVGFSILFWRLSTPSFWAIFGDLIPQEHFEKASSIYVGAVLLSGIASSIMNGYIVSLTGSMKYAILLSAFILILSPIFFTVAGKVGTRISGAWIHL from the coding sequence ATGGAAAGAACGGGAATTCTTCTTGGAATATGTCTTGGCCTCACCAGTTTTTCAATACTTCAGGGATCGGTGTTCGGAGCGGTTCTTCCCTCCATTGTGGAAGAATTCGGCGTGGATTGGAGTATCATAGGAGTTGCTATGAGTGTCTGGACGGTCATTTCTGCTCTCTCACCCATGTTATTTGGAAGATTTGTTCATAGATTATATCCAATGAACTCCATGGCTCTGGTCATGATGATGCTCTCTATTCCAACAATTCTTGTTGCTTTCGTGAAAGACTTTTTCTCTTTAAACGTTGTGAAGATAGTGGGGAGCCTGGCTGTTCCCTTCTCTTATCCTCTTGCTGCAAAAGTGGTGGAGATGTATGTGGACTCCAGAAAAAGGGGAATCGCAACTGCCATATACAACACTGGTTCTATGATCGGACTTGCACTCGGATACGCTGTTGTTGCGTTAGCAGGTGGTTATTGGAAAAGATCCATGATCACTGGAGGATTTCTCGGTGTTATTTATGTTCCTGTTGCATACATTCTGTGGAAAAGCTTGCTGGAGTCAAAGGTACAGAGAAAGCCGGAGTGGAACGATTCTCAAAAGAGATCACATGTTTCTTTCAAACGAGTGTTCTCCATCATACTGTGGCTTTCCTTCGGTCATTTTTCTGCTGTTTACACCTGGAATCTCATGTTCAATTGGCTTTCTACTTTCCTTGTTCGTGAGATCCAGCTGGGTTATAGTTTCATAGCCCTTGTGCTTGGAATCATGGCTGTTGTATCGAGCGTAATGGAGGTTTTCGTTGGATTGTGGTCTGACCGGGTGAGAGGAATGCGTGGAAGGTTAATTCCCCTGTATACCGGTTTATTTCCGTCGGCTTTTCTTTTAATACTTTCCACTCTTTCAACCAATCCTCTTCTGACATCCATTCTGGTGGGGTTCTCCATCCTCTTCTGGAGACTTTCAACCCCTTCTTTCTGGGCAATATTTGGAGATCTCATTCCGCAGGAACACTTCGAAAAAGCGAGTAGTATCTACGTGGGAGCTGTCCTTCTTTCTGGTATTGCTTCTTCTATTATGAACGGTTACATAGTCTCGTTGACAGGTTCGATGAAGTACGCCATACTCCTTTCGGCTTTTATACTGATTCTTTCTCCGATTTTCTTCACGGTAGCGGGAAAAGTTGGTACGAGAATTTCAGGAGCATGGATCCATCTATAG
- a CDS encoding AraC family transcriptional regulator translates to MKEIMDEFDYVRRKLIERILHLTEKQPVVRPLPGLTVGRRESPTEPSTYILPPSICIAVQGAKRVLIGEEYYVYDVENFLLNSFDVPVVAQVIEASKEKPYIGMTWEIDMEILMEIVVEQKLNTRPITSSRGTSLGKVTHQLLDAFRRMLELLDEPEHISALLPVIKKEIIYRLLVSEQGPRLIQIALSGKNDVITALNYLKEHFNESVNMKRLAEMVGMSVSTFYQNFKILTGMTPLQYQKKLRLCEARKLLMAGSDVTTAAYQVGYESLSQFSREYKRFFGVSPSQDAKKLKEEPYTRILY, encoded by the coding sequence ATGAAAGAAATCATGGATGAATTCGATTACGTTCGGAGAAAGCTGATTGAAAGGATTTTACATCTCACAGAAAAGCAACCCGTGGTGAGGCCACTTCCGGGTCTGACTGTGGGCAGGAGGGAGTCTCCTACAGAACCTTCCACTTACATCCTTCCGCCATCGATATGCATCGCTGTTCAGGGTGCAAAGCGCGTTCTCATTGGAGAAGAGTACTACGTTTACGACGTGGAGAATTTTCTTCTCAACTCCTTCGATGTTCCCGTCGTTGCTCAGGTGATAGAAGCTTCTAAGGAAAAACCTTATATCGGAATGACTTGGGAGATAGACATGGAGATCCTTATGGAAATCGTTGTTGAACAAAAGCTCAATACAAGACCAATCACGTCATCCCGCGGTACATCACTGGGAAAAGTCACTCATCAGCTCCTGGACGCATTCAGAAGGATGCTGGAGCTCCTCGATGAACCGGAACACATTTCCGCACTCCTTCCCGTGATAAAAAAAGAGATCATCTATAGGCTCCTTGTGAGCGAACAGGGCCCGAGACTCATTCAGATCGCGTTGTCTGGAAAGAACGATGTGATAACAGCACTGAATTATCTGAAAGAACACTTCAATGAATCTGTGAATATGAAAAGGCTTGCCGAGATGGTGGGAATGAGCGTATCGACTTTTTATCAGAACTTCAAGATTCTCACTGGCATGACTCCTCTTCAGTATCAGAAGAAACTTCGGCTGTGCGAGGCAAGGAAGCTTCTCATGGCAGGAAGCGACGTCACAACCGCAGCCTACCAGGTGGGATACGAGAGCCTCTCTCAGTTCAGCAGAGAGTACAAAAGATTTTTCGGTGTCTCTCCTTCACAGGATGCAAAGAAGCTGAAGGAAGAACCTTACACGAGGATCCTTTATTGA
- a CDS encoding AAA family ATPase, giving the protein MLFSLTPKTKKEDLFDRERELKDLEKLLETYPIVVITGLRRVGKSSLVKVFLNKSDLLHITVDGRRLYETSGGNISSHHLTRFLGEELSRISKSQKLLNVLKRVRGITVSGTSIELNPKEFSLSDLLEKLNETAKRRKKKIVIFFDEAQYLRYYGSRGGNDLLALFAYCYDNFENVRFIISGSEVGVLHDFLKLEDYSSPLHGRGIGFLTVRPFTFDQSVDFLMEGFREVGEKINFDVEEIVREIDGIVGYLVLFGVKYLEKKKKDEALKEVFHAVKALFEKEMEELRKRSERYPFILRQIARGINTWSALKNIFRAKGDFIGDSRLYSLLETLEKMSFIEKTQSGYRIVDPVFERILRE; this is encoded by the coding sequence TTGCTTTTCTCCCTTACTCCCAAGACGAAAAAGGAAGATCTCTTCGATAGAGAAAGAGAACTGAAAGACCTCGAAAAACTGCTCGAAACCTATCCGATCGTTGTGATCACCGGCCTGAGGCGGGTTGGAAAGTCCTCCCTTGTGAAAGTCTTTCTGAACAAAAGCGATCTTCTACACATAACCGTGGACGGAAGAAGACTCTACGAGACATCGGGGGGTAACATCTCGTCCCATCATCTCACAAGGTTTCTCGGAGAGGAGCTGTCCAGAATATCGAAATCTCAGAAACTTCTGAACGTTCTCAAGAGGGTCCGTGGAATCACAGTGAGTGGAACATCGATAGAACTCAATCCAAAGGAATTCAGTCTTTCCGATCTTCTCGAAAAGCTGAACGAAACGGCAAAGAGGCGGAAGAAAAAGATAGTCATCTTCTTCGATGAGGCGCAGTATCTCAGATACTACGGTTCTCGCGGTGGAAACGATCTTCTGGCACTCTTTGCCTACTGCTACGACAACTTCGAAAACGTGCGCTTCATCATCAGTGGTTCAGAAGTCGGCGTTCTTCACGATTTTTTGAAACTCGAAGACTACAGCTCACCCCTCCATGGCCGTGGAATAGGTTTTCTCACGGTGAGACCGTTCACCTTCGATCAATCCGTGGATTTCCTCATGGAAGGCTTCCGCGAAGTGGGAGAGAAGATCAACTTCGACGTGGAAGAAATTGTGAGAGAAATAGACGGTATAGTGGGGTATCTTGTCCTTTTTGGAGTGAAGTACCTCGAAAAGAAGAAAAAAGATGAAGCACTGAAAGAGGTGTTCCATGCCGTGAAGGCTCTTTTTGAAAAGGAAATGGAAGAGCTCAGAAAAAGGAGCGAAAGGTATCCATTCATATTGAGACAGATCGCAAGGGGAATAAACACCTGGTCTGCCCTGAAAAACATCTTCCGCGCAAAAGGCGACTTCATCGGTGACTCCCGATTGTACTCCCTCCTTGAAACTCTGGAAAAGATGTCCTTCATAGAAAAAACGCAGAGCGGATACAGAATAGTTGATCCGGTTTTTGAGAGGATTCTGCGCGAATGA
- a CDS encoding aldo/keto reductase has translation MGIPKRKLGERGPEVSAIGLGCMRMSFGQKKLPDRKEMIKLIRTAVELGINFFDTAEVYGPYTNEELVGEALEPFKGEVVIATKFGFELYEDGRPGWKGLNSNPEHIKKAVEGSLRRLRVEAIDILYQHRVDPNVPIEEVAGAVKELIEEGKVKHFGLCEASAETIRRAHKVCPVDVVQYEYSMWWRKPEEEILPTCEELGIGFVAYSPLGKGFLTGAIGENSKFDEEDIRSRIPRFQKENLKENLALVELLKKIAERKGATPSQIALAWLLAQKPWIVPIPGTTKLSHLLENIGGAFVELTPEELQEINDALSRIEIKGSRYPEDMEKMTYL, from the coding sequence ATGGGTATTCCGAAGAGAAAACTCGGAGAGAGAGGACCAGAGGTTTCTGCCATAGGGCTCGGCTGTATGAGAATGAGCTTCGGCCAGAAAAAACTTCCAGACAGAAAAGAGATGATCAAACTCATCAGAACGGCCGTGGAGCTCGGCATCAACTTCTTCGATACCGCAGAAGTTTACGGCCCTTACACAAACGAGGAACTCGTAGGCGAAGCACTCGAACCGTTCAAAGGTGAAGTCGTGATAGCAACGAAGTTTGGTTTTGAGCTGTACGAAGATGGAAGGCCAGGCTGGAAAGGACTGAACAGCAATCCGGAACACATCAAAAAAGCAGTGGAAGGTTCTCTGAGAAGGCTCAGAGTGGAAGCCATAGATATTCTTTACCAGCATAGGGTGGATCCAAACGTTCCAATAGAAGAAGTAGCTGGGGCTGTAAAGGAACTCATAGAAGAGGGTAAGGTGAAACACTTTGGACTTTGCGAAGCTTCTGCCGAAACGATAAGAAGAGCTCATAAAGTCTGTCCTGTTGATGTGGTGCAGTACGAGTACTCCATGTGGTGGAGAAAACCTGAAGAGGAAATACTTCCCACCTGTGAAGAACTTGGAATAGGCTTTGTGGCGTACAGTCCCCTGGGAAAAGGTTTTCTTACAGGAGCGATAGGTGAAAACTCCAAGTTCGATGAGGAAGATATTCGAAGCAGGATTCCACGCTTTCAGAAAGAGAATTTGAAGGAAAATCTTGCACTCGTAGAACTCCTTAAAAAGATCGCTGAGCGAAAGGGTGCGACACCATCACAGATAGCTCTCGCATGGCTTCTTGCACAGAAACCCTGGATAGTTCCCATACCAGGTACAACGAAACTGAGTCATCTTCTGGAAAACATCGGAGGGGCTTTTGTTGAACTCACACCGGAAGAGCTCCAGGAAATAAACGATGCTCTCTCAAGAATAGAAATAAAAGGTAGCAGGTATCCTGAGGATATGGAAAAGATGACGTATCTGTGA
- a CDS encoding cupin domain-containing protein: MVDDIFERGSKGSSDFFTGNVWVKMLVTDENGVFNTQVYNVVFEPGARTHWHSHPGGQILIVTRGKGFYQERGKPARILKKGDVVEIPPNVVHWHGAAPDEELVHIGISTQVHLGPAEWLGSVTEEEYRKATEGK; the protein is encoded by the coding sequence ATGGTGGATGATATCTTTGAAAGGGGTTCTAAAGGTTCGAGCGACTTCTTCACTGGGAACGTCTGGGTGAAGATGTTGGTTACTGACGAAAACGGGGTATTCAACACACAGGTATACAACGTGGTGTTCGAGCCAGGAGCGAGAACACACTGGCACAGCCATCCGGGAGGGCAGATTCTGATCGTGACTCGCGGAAAAGGCTTTTACCAGGAAAGAGGAAAACCCGCTAGAATTTTGAAAAAAGGTGATGTGGTGGAGATACCACCAAACGTGGTTCACTGGCATGGTGCGGCACCCGATGAAGAACTCGTACATATTGGTATCAGTACACAGGTTCACCTCGGTCCTGCTGAGTGGCTTGGATCTGTTACAGAAGAAGAGTATCGGAAAGCCACGGAAGGAAAGTAA
- a CDS encoding transposase, whose translation MTVTLTCRFKLELSKDQKQQFLDIATAYTNAVNYVLEQNLKDKSTNVKKLHKLYYSTIREKFCLPAQIAINVNRDVSAMYKTLWAQFKELKRRKPDSKAVKKFWDKPPKRKSLIVKYTYNRTASFKKINGEWHASPHFKVESNGSR comes from the coding sequence ATGACTGTGACTCTGACCTGTAGATTCAAACTCGAACTCAGCAAGGACCAAAAACAGCAGTTCCTGGATATTGCGACGGCTTACACAAACGCCGTCAACTATGTGCTCGAACAAAACCTCAAGGACAAATCGACGAACGTCAAAAAACTCCATAAGCTTTACTACAGCACCATCCGTGAGAAATTTTGCCTTCCCGCTCAAATAGCCATCAATGTGAACAGAGACGTCTCTGCAATGTACAAAACTCTCTGGGCTCAGTTCAAAGAACTCAAACGTCGAAAACCCGATTCGAAAGCAGTCAAGAAGTTCTGGGATAAACCACCGAAGCGAAAGAGCTTGATCGTCAAATACACGTACAACAGAACTGCAAGCTTCAAAAAGATCAACGGAGAGTGGCACGCTTCTCCACACTTCAAGGTCGAATCAAATGGATCCCGATGA
- a CDS encoding DUF438 domain-containing protein: MEREKVELFKEVLKKLHKGEDVESLKKQFGELLSQIPPFEIPVIEQELLKSGEIDVRDIIKMCDLHVEFFRGAVSEAGREIEKLPNGHPLRTLYEENKQILKDAEALSLLASSMFSLPKDDPRRKQFYEKLVQHVSELHRIGLTHYTREEMLIFPYIERRGITAVPTVLWSKHDETRLKIRLLLNLLKKEESDERLKEEALELSRMLSDMVFRENNILYPTLKVLLTEGEWKAIKMLEKDIGYYKIEVTEEWETPEKPLLPHRNCLRRPIPFRGLGGSRHVYHLQIQ, encoded by the coding sequence ATGGAAAGAGAAAAAGTGGAACTTTTTAAAGAAGTGCTGAAAAAACTCCACAAAGGTGAAGACGTGGAATCTTTGAAAAAACAATTCGGAGAGTTACTCTCACAGATTCCTCCGTTCGAGATACCCGTCATCGAGCAGGAACTGCTGAAAAGCGGAGAGATAGACGTAAGAGACATCATCAAGATGTGCGATCTTCATGTTGAGTTCTTCAGAGGAGCCGTATCAGAAGCCGGAAGAGAAATAGAGAAGCTCCCGAATGGGCACCCGTTGAGAACGCTCTACGAAGAGAACAAACAGATACTCAAAGATGCGGAAGCTTTGAGTTTACTCGCCTCCAGCATGTTCTCTCTTCCAAAAGACGATCCCCGCAGGAAACAGTTCTATGAAAAGCTCGTTCAGCACGTCTCGGAGCTTCACAGGATAGGTCTCACCCATTACACGAGGGAAGAGATGCTGATATTTCCATACATTGAGAGAAGAGGCATCACAGCCGTTCCAACAGTCCTCTGGTCCAAACACGATGAGACCAGATTGAAGATAAGGCTCCTTCTCAATCTTTTGAAGAAAGAAGAATCCGATGAACGGCTGAAAGAAGAAGCACTGGAACTTTCAAGAATGCTCTCAGATATGGTCTTCAGAGAAAACAACATACTCTATCCGACGCTGAAGGTGTTACTCACCGAAGGAGAATGGAAAGCGATAAAGATGCTGGAAAAAGACATAGGGTACTACAAGATTGAAGTGACAGAAGAGTGGGAAACTCCTGAGAAACCTCTCCTTCCTCACAGAAATTGTCTGCGGAGACCCATCCCCTTTAGGGGATTGGGAGGAAGCAGACATGTGTACCACCTCCAGATTCAATAG
- a CDS encoding aldo/keto reductase — protein MQVPKVTLNNGVEMPILGYGVFQIPPEKTEECVYEAIKVGYRLIDTAASYMNEEGVGRAIKRAIDEGIVRREELFVTTKLWVSDVGYESTKKAFEKSLKKLQLEYIDLYLIHQPFGDVHCAWKAMEEMYKDGLVRAIGVSNFYPDRLMDLMVHHEIVPAVNQIEIHPFYQRQEEIEFMRNYNIQPEAWGPFAEGRKNIFQNGVLRSIAEKYGKTVAQVILRWLTQKGIVAIPKTVRRERMKENISIFDFELTQEDMEKIATLDEGQSAFFSHRDPEVVKWICSLKR, from the coding sequence ATGCAGGTTCCAAAAGTTACTTTGAACAACGGTGTAGAAATGCCTATTCTGGGATACGGAGTTTTCCAGATACCACCAGAAAAGACGGAAGAATGTGTCTATGAGGCTATAAAGGTGGGATACAGACTCATCGACACAGCAGCATCGTACATGAACGAAGAGGGAGTGGGAAGAGCGATAAAACGCGCGATTGACGAAGGAATTGTCAGAAGAGAGGAGCTCTTCGTCACGACCAAACTGTGGGTGTCGGATGTTGGTTACGAATCCACAAAGAAGGCTTTTGAAAAGTCTTTGAAGAAACTGCAACTCGAATACATAGATCTCTATCTAATTCATCAACCTTTTGGAGATGTACACTGTGCCTGGAAAGCTATGGAAGAAATGTACAAAGATGGATTGGTAAGAGCCATAGGTGTGAGCAACTTCTACCCTGATCGGTTGATGGATCTAATGGTTCATCACGAAATTGTTCCCGCGGTGAACCAGATCGAGATACATCCGTTTTATCAGAGACAAGAGGAGATCGAATTCATGAGAAATTACAACATCCAACCTGAAGCTTGGGGTCCTTTCGCTGAGGGAAGAAAAAACATTTTCCAGAACGGAGTGCTCAGATCGATCGCGGAAAAGTACGGCAAAACGGTTGCACAGGTCATTCTGAGATGGCTCACTCAGAAAGGAATCGTTGCCATTCCCAAAACTGTGAGAAGAGAGAGGATGAAAGAAAACATCAGCATCTTCGATTTTGAACTCACACAGGAAGACATGGAAAAGATTGCAACGCTCGATGAAGGGCAGAGTGCGTTCTTCTCCCACAGGGATCCCGAGGTTGTCAAGTGGATTTGTTCACTGAAAAGATGA
- a CDS encoding nucleotidyltransferase domain-containing protein, producing the protein MIRPEYLRVLRKIYDRLKNEKVNWVVTGSLSFALQGVPVEVHDIDIQTDEEGAYEIERIFSEFVSKKVRFSSTEKICSHFGELIIDGIKVEIMGDIRKRLEDGTWEDPVDLNKYKRFVETHGMKIPVLSLEYEYQAYLKLGRVEKAETLRKWLNERKG; encoded by the coding sequence ATGATAAGGCCCGAATATCTTCGCGTTCTTCGTAAAATATACGACCGACTGAAAAATGAGAAAGTGAACTGGGTAGTTACAGGTAGTCTCAGTTTTGCGCTGCAGGGAGTTCCTGTTGAAGTTCACGATATCGACATTCAAACTGATGAAGAAGGAGCTTATGAAATCGAACGCATTTTCTCTGAGTTCGTAAGCAAAAAGGTCAGGTTTTCTTCCACGGAAAAAATCTGTTCTCATTTCGGTGAATTAATTATCGATGGAATAAAAGTTGAAATTATGGGAGATATTCGAAAACGGCTCGAAGATGGAACCTGGGAAGATCCCGTAGATTTGAACAAATACAAAAGGTTTGTAGAAACACATGGAATGAAAATACCGGTTTTATCCCTGGAGTATGAATATCAGGCATATTTGAAACTGGGCAGGGTAGAGAAAGCCGAGACGTTGAGAAAGTGGTTAAACGAAAGGAAGGGGTGA